In Bacteroidales bacterium, a single genomic region encodes these proteins:
- a CDS encoding DUF262 domain-containing protein: MRKTGDAIDEWFMNHKAKKIDTEQILKDTFSSKNKTIAFLAYNIETPKDEDSKNEGHNAFLRLNDGKTPLTSSELIKALYMVQSSGLTIQQQMEISKEWELIENNLQNEQFWLMFNAEGLEDTPTRIDLLFALVLQVSLKETKANPRIVFDKLEDDVINFDLSKVWDEVLHIFWWMQSCYLDVELCNYLSWIRAYTDISATTIYGYWRKCPAHKDFKNCIIKVIQDTSFGGSNITSLDSVNYGWDKGELRKLFVLLNVIDCNKCNERFRFDLFNQSRGWDIEHIDSQTPNNFTQDKNKKEWLKSTFNELSTEQKNLFVNEFKLAEDLESFDITNVELDNFDMYAEYIVQLIKGKEDTIPEENTNKLGNLALLNLSINRSYKNDIFPLKRKYIIDHINSGAEFIPPCTVKAFMKFYTKSASRITSWQKADYDDYYDVMNSWLIEFMDYDTQISNNDKKTEEKNLSREIECSGEIVQMYQSKEDVQNQKNRYFEPISFPDFMDKYDVIIPKIQRLYVQGRLDKRGAKCLSDFASRLVDSVSTSSPLLLDFIYGIDTSNSKKNTFYPLDGQQRLTTLLLLSWLCGLSKPNWTFKYESRRTTEVFIKELLASTPPQLEKPDNYEELKENAKQRNRDYPSLCKEYICSLPWFHESWLCDTGICGMIEMLDSLYDKLLYISKEQSLNMNSIVFLLNYLDVSTKSYDHIFLKMNSRGKELTEWDNVNAVLDEASKKFKDKWPENIQSWYELMWDKMPSSGEKDTDKINKVDTQMMNVVELALDCSGYTDKATNTYQLSNWLKNTETDTTKFYELCCKFFSALDIKETDTLQYLIPKWTENNRPIIPNYVCDNNDIVKKFYQPLLVFYASTLSKDDEWIRVIWNLVANIDLDRSSFKQAIKLIDELAEGMAQSKNSILNYLSSKTITDIKSCYKKAQLQLQEEICKASHIAEHPSIKEMEKYAFFRGAIRFLFTGADGNEDWGSFEAKAQNIKELIPVPAGERYTIKLLTPYISEQSLCKIYSENWVSNNDDNLRTILLDKESIPYLHNFLLKNDVKEPISLLHQDIMDLCEDAYGGRGYLQTRWEEESKYIWTNYVKRQGDYSWNSFIVGNESYKRISAILEKSFNIDETQLKTKIGDHIQGLYLNFKYQDKYLTLYGNNTICLMTDNWKEKMPNPNDDNGFYFSVEEIDKEKDLIKKVEEILQKKTDQEVHSQS; this comes from the coding sequence GTGCGGAAAACAGGTGACGCAATAGATGAGTGGTTTATGAACCATAAGGCTAAAAAAATTGACACAGAGCAAATTTTAAAAGACACATTCTCATCAAAAAACAAAACAATTGCTTTTCTTGCATACAATATAGAAACCCCGAAAGATGAAGATTCTAAAAATGAGGGACACAATGCTTTTCTAAGATTGAACGATGGTAAGACACCGTTAACATCTTCAGAACTCATAAAGGCTTTATACATGGTTCAAAGCAGTGGACTGACAATCCAGCAACAGATGGAAATTTCAAAGGAGTGGGAACTGATCGAAAACAATTTGCAGAATGAACAATTTTGGTTAATGTTTAATGCTGAAGGGCTTGAAGACACTCCTACTCGTATAGATTTGCTGTTTGCTTTAGTGCTACAGGTAAGTTTGAAAGAAACAAAAGCTAATCCAAGAATTGTTTTTGACAAATTAGAGGATGATGTGATAAATTTTGACCTATCAAAAGTCTGGGACGAAGTGTTACACATTTTTTGGTGGATGCAATCGTGCTATTTAGATGTAGAACTATGTAATTATCTCAGTTGGATAAGGGCTTATACTGATATTTCTGCCACAACAATATATGGATATTGGCGTAAATGTCCTGCTCATAAAGATTTCAAAAACTGTATCATAAAGGTAATACAAGATACATCCTTCGGGGGAAGCAATATTACATCCTTAGATAGTGTGAATTACGGTTGGGATAAAGGTGAATTACGTAAACTGTTTGTTTTGCTGAACGTGATTGATTGCAATAAGTGTAATGAGCGTTTCCGATTTGATCTGTTCAACCAAAGCCGAGGATGGGATATTGAACATATTGATTCTCAAACACCAAATAACTTCACGCAGGACAAAAACAAAAAAGAATGGCTTAAATCGACATTTAATGAATTGTCAACGGAGCAGAAGAATTTATTCGTAAATGAATTTAAACTGGCTGAAGACCTTGAAAGTTTTGATATCACCAACGTAGAACTTGATAATTTTGATATGTATGCAGAGTATATTGTTCAATTAATTAAAGGTAAGGAAGATACGATTCCGGAAGAAAACACCAATAAACTCGGCAATTTAGCTCTGTTAAATCTCAGCATCAACAGAAGCTATAAAAACGACATCTTTCCATTAAAGAGGAAGTACATCATTGATCACATCAACTCTGGTGCAGAATTCATTCCGCCCTGTACGGTCAAAGCATTTATGAAGTTCTATACTAAATCAGCAAGCAGAATTACATCTTGGCAAAAAGCAGATTACGATGATTATTATGATGTCATGAATTCATGGTTAATCGAATTTATGGACTATGACACACAGATTAGCAATAATGATAAAAAAACAGAAGAGAAAAATTTAAGCAGAGAGATAGAATGCTCTGGTGAGATAGTGCAAATGTACCAATCAAAAGAGGATGTACAGAATCAGAAAAACAGATACTTTGAACCTATAAGTTTTCCTGACTTTATGGATAAATACGATGTAATTATTCCTAAAATACAACGTTTGTATGTACAGGGACGTCTTGACAAGCGAGGAGCAAAATGCCTATCTGATTTTGCAAGTAGGTTGGTAGATAGCGTTTCGACATCATCTCCATTACTACTTGATTTTATCTATGGTATCGACACAAGCAATAGCAAGAAAAACACATTCTATCCTTTGGACGGACAACAACGATTAACAACATTGTTGCTGTTGTCATGGCTATGTGGTTTGTCAAAACCAAACTGGACATTCAAATATGAATCACGAAGAACAACCGAAGTTTTCATCAAGGAATTATTAGCGAGCACCCCACCACAGTTGGAAAAACCTGACAACTATGAAGAACTAAAGGAAAACGCAAAGCAGAGAAATAGAGACTATCCCTCATTATGCAAAGAATATATATGCAGCCTTCCTTGGTTTCACGAGTCTTGGCTGTGTGATACAGGTATCTGTGGTATGATCGAAATGCTGGACTCTTTATATGACAAACTTCTCTACATATCTAAGGAGCAAAGTCTCAATATGAATTCAATTGTCTTTCTGCTTAACTATTTGGATGTCAGCACAAAATCTTATGACCATATATTTTTGAAAATGAACTCAAGAGGAAAGGAACTAACCGAATGGGACAATGTGAATGCGGTCTTAGATGAGGCATCAAAAAAATTTAAAGACAAGTGGCCAGAAAACATCCAAAGTTGGTATGAATTGATGTGGGATAAGATGCCATCATCTGGGGAAAAAGATACCGACAAAATCAATAAAGTTGACACTCAGATGATGAATGTTGTAGAACTTGCATTGGACTGTTCGGGATATACAGATAAGGCTACAAATACATATCAACTATCCAATTGGCTTAAGAACACAGAAACCGACACAACAAAATTCTATGAGCTATGCTGTAAATTCTTCTCAGCATTAGATATTAAAGAGACTGACACATTACAATACTTAATTCCTAAATGGACTGAAAATAATCGCCCAATAATTCCAAATTATGTATGTGATAACAATGATATTGTAAAAAAGTTCTATCAACCATTGCTTGTATTTTATGCATCAACATTATCTAAAGATGATGAATGGATACGTGTAATTTGGAACTTGGTTGCAAATATAGATTTGGATCGCTCTTCATTTAAGCAGGCTATTAAGTTGATAGATGAATTAGCCGAGGGTATGGCTCAGAGTAAAAATTCTATATTAAACTACTTGAGCTCAAAGACAATTACCGATATTAAATCTTGTTATAAGAAAGCTCAATTACAATTACAAGAAGAAATTTGTAAAGCTTCACATATCGCAGAACACCCAAGCATCAAAGAAATGGAAAAGTATGCTTTCTTTAGAGGTGCAATACGTTTCTTGTTCACAGGGGCTGACGGCAACGAAGATTGGGGCTCATTTGAAGCAAAAGCTCAGAACATAAAAGAACTTATTCCGGTTCCGGCAGGGGAACGCTACACAATAAAGCTCTTAACGCCATATATCTCGGAACAATCATTATGTAAGATTTATTCAGAGAACTGGGTTTCAAATAATGATGATAATCTGCGCACTATTTTGCTTGATAAAGAATCTATACCATATCTTCATAATTTCCTTTTAAAGAATGATGTGAAAGAGCCTATATCATTATTACACCAAGACATTATGGATCTCTGTGAAGATGCGTATGGTGGCAGAGGCTATCTACAAACGAGATGGGAGGAAGAAAGCAAATATATTTGGACCAACTATGTAAAAAGACAAGGTGA